CGGGGGGCGCTGCTGCCGTGCgcggtgctgggggccggggtCCGGCCCGCCGGGGCTCCGGCTGAGCGGGCTTAGAATAAAACGGTGTTGGAAAGGGCTGGAGCCGGCTCCCAGGGAACTACCGGCGTGCAGGGAAATAAAGTGAGAGGGAGCAGGTTGAAGATAACAGTGCGATAAATAGAGGAAAGGGCCCCCGCATTCCTCTCTGCCCCCCCACATCGGGCGCACGCCGAAGCGGGAAGCAGCCAGGTCGGGCGGGGGGGGTGTCGCTTTGTGCGCCGGTAAAACGTTCCCCGTTGACAAGTGCCTGGCTGGAGCCCACCCCCACCGCCGTCCCCCCTCTGTCccgcggggccgtgccggggTCCCGGTGCACCGGCGGAGgactgggggggggtggaaggggtgtcccgtccctccccgccccgctgaCCCTGCCTCTCTCCCCGGCCTGCAGGTCAaggtctggttccagaaccgTCGCACCAAGCAGAAAAAGGACCAGGGCAAGGACTCGGAGCTGCGGTCGGTGGTGTCGGAGACCGCCGCCACCTGCAGCGTCCTGCGGCTGCTGGAGCAAGGCCGGCTGCtctccccgccggggctgcccgcccTCCTGCCGCCCTGCGCCACCGGAGCCCTGGGCTCGGCCCTGCGGGGACCCGgcagctcggcggcggcggcggcgggtcccacCGGCGGGTCCCCGCACCCTCCGGCCGCCAGCAGCGcggcgggaccccccccgccggccgcgcTGCAcggagcggccgccgccgggcacgGGCTGTTCGGGCTGCCGGTGCCCGCCCTGCTGGGCTCGGTGGCCGGGCGACTGTCCTCCGCGCCCTTGGCGGTGGCCGGCTCGCTGGCGGGCAACTTGCAGGAACTGTCGGCCCGCTACCTGAGCTCGTCCGCCTTCGAGCCCTACTCCCGGACCAACAATAAAGAAAGCGCTGAGAAAAAAGCACTGGACTGACTCTAAGTAACTTCCCCGTATTTATATTTATAGTCTCTATTTGTGGCGGTATTTATGGgacgggcggcgcggcggcggcccgccggcagccccctccctcccctccctcgccgccgcctcctcctcctcccagccccgcggGCGCGGTTCCCTccgcgggccggggcggagcggagcggagcggagcgggggccggggcggagcgggggccCGGCGCGGCCGGGGGGCTTGCGGGCACCTCCCCGGAGCCCGGTtctccctgccccgccggcccgggGGTCCGTCTGTCCgtgccggggggagggagggggtgtttGTCTGTCTGTTCGTTTGCTTTGACACCGTTAGGACAGGGAGAGCGGCCGGGGCGCGGTTTGGCTCGGATGGGCTGCAGCCAATGCCAAGCGAGGGAGAAGGATTTCGGagagaggaggatggagctgccaggtgatgcccgcgtttgggttatttttattttttttttaacaccaccacccccctccccccttcagACTTCAGTGACTCCAAAGCACACAGGTTTTGGGGGCTCCACCTGCGGCCCCCCTTTCATCCACACGCACTGCACTACAGCCCCCGGGTACCGTCCTCGCCGTTTGCCCTTAATACCAGCCAGGAAAACGtccagcaactttttttttttttttttctttttttttttttcttttaccataaATCTTGAATGTGGGAAGGGCCGGAACGGAATGCCTTGAAAATACACGCACGAAGCGGGGAGACAGAAACCAGTGGCTGCAGAGACTTTGAATAAAACTGTCTCTCCCTTCGAGATAACACAacgccccttttttttttccctttttttcttttttttttttttcccccgcattCCCATGGGCCAGTCCTGCGGACCTTATCTGCAAAAGCAAATCTGCAGATAAATAACAGAAGTCGCGACTCGATTTGCATCCAGATCTGTTGCGatggtaatttttctttttttttttttcccctatttgatttttccaaataatttcaaTGCGCAtctaaataataatgaaaaattttTAGCCTTCCTTCCTCCTAAAATAACCCTCTCGTATATCGCTTACACTTCATTTAAAAcgaacataaaatataaaaagcgtatcttttattgttatttttgtactttaaaatacatctatgtaacaatctttttatttttccttcataattCTTACTGCTATTTTCTCCACAAGCATATGTATTTCACCTTCTAGTGTTCCGGATCGAATATTTCCTGTTCAATTTCGGTACTTGAATTTGCCAGAAAAGGGATGCTGTACTTAGCtagttctttggaaaaaaaaaattctttactttggttttaagtttcttttctttctttaatctttaACACATGGCGTTTACAAACTGTATAAATACGTGCCACCAAactgtaaccaaaaaaaaaaaaatttacaaaaagtGGAATGGTTGCTGTAGTATATAGAATTAATTATAGACCAGAACTGAACAGAAGGAGctggacagaaagaaaatagtaattttattgtaaattatttaCGTCTGAAGTTTCTAGGCAACTAGTcgaagaaaataatgaatgaatCGAGCGCTGAGCCCTTGCTACTAACTTTTGTTCTGAATGTTTTGGATATTTGGATGTTTTGTATTTATGTGGTGAGAGTGAAATATATTATATCTATATGATGACGGAATTAGGTGTATTTTCGTCTTATATTCGTAGCACCCAAATTACCTTCATCTAATACGTgcgctgccaaaaaaaaaaaaatataatagtcCTACCCCTTCGTAATCCTcccattattattctttttaattttatttttaattttgaagcgGGAGGGGGTTGTGAAGTCCGTTCCGTGGAGCGGGATTTCTTCTTCCCGGGGCAGTTTGGGGCATTCCCGGTCCCTTCCCCGGCTCCGACCCCATCCCTCGCAGCGCTCCGCGGGTCCCGGGGGCCCGATCCCCCGCCTGTGGCCGTGCCCGTGCCCGTGTCCGGCGCTGCGGGGCGCGGACCCCCGCGGGGGGGGAGCCGGGTGCCCGGCTTGTTCGGGTGCCACCGCGGGGCTCCGCCGCTCGCCTCCCCGCTGCTTCTCCTGCCCGCGGCCGCTGCCGGGCCTGGCAGGCGCTTATGGAtgcacatatgtgtgtgcatgtctacACCTATATAAgcatatacaaatatacatacata
The sequence above is drawn from the Chroicocephalus ridibundus chromosome 6, bChrRid1.1, whole genome shotgun sequence genome and encodes:
- the VAX1 gene encoding ventral anterior homeobox 1, with the translated sequence MFGKQDKMDVRCSSETEANRVSKNGHKEGKESKGSEGNISTSFLKDQQGTFSASAATEDCNKSKSSSADPDYCRRILVRDAKGSIREIILPKGLDLDRPKRTRTSFTAEQLYRLEMEFQRCQYVVGRERTELARQLNLSETQVKVWFQNRRTKQKKDQGKDSELRSVVSETAATCSVLRLLEQGRLLSPPGLPALLPPCATGALGSALRGPGSSAAAAAGPTGGSPHPPAASSAAGPPPPAALHGAAAAGHGLFGLPVPALLGSVAGRLSSAPLAVAGSLAGNLQELSARYLSSSAFEPYSRTNNKESAEKKALD